Proteins co-encoded in one Dreissena polymorpha isolate Duluth1 chromosome 12, UMN_Dpol_1.0, whole genome shotgun sequence genomic window:
- the LOC127853900 gene encoding uncharacterized protein LOC127853900 has protein sequence MLEDYEFTQKDEILPDIGTKFTHTTCYQSWFFSAYGIKQRCCYMFSRLQSQYPGAVAAEFENTTIASLLQEGYYQCCSPEGSQKYCHLYQQINPPDDCSRYTISDEVPVGDRRDSPQI, from the exons ATGTTAGAG GATTACGAGTTTACTCAGAAAGATGAGATATTGCCGGATATAGGAACCAAGTTCACCCACACTACATGCTACCAGTCTTGGTTTTTCAGCGCCTATGGTATCAAACAAAGATGCTGCTACAT GTTCAGCAGACTTCAGTCTCAGTATCCGGGGGCTGTAGCAGCGGAGTTTGAGAACACCACCATTGCATCACTCCTCCAGGAAGGCTACTACCAGTGCTGCTCTCCTGAGGGCAGCCAGAAATACTGTCACTTGTACCAGCAGATCAATCCGCCTGATGACTGCTCCAGATACACGATCAGCGATGAGGTACCTGTAGGAGACAGGAGAGACAGTCCACAGATTTAA